One stretch of Corynebacterium imitans DNA includes these proteins:
- a CDS encoding DNA repair helicase XPB, whose amino-acid sequence MPLGDGPLIVQSDNTVLLEVAHPDAPKARAALAPFAELERAPEHIHTYRITPLALWNARAAGFDAEQAVDTLERYSRFPVPQPLLISVAETMARYGRLKLVQHPAHGLILEADEPALLTEVTRSKKIRPLIGSLIDATSVPVHPSARGQIKQELTKLGWPVEDLAGYVDGEHHPIQLDQDGWQLRDYQQYATESFWEGGSGVVVLPCGAGKTIVGAASMAQAQTTTLILVTNTVAGRQWRDELLRRTTLTPNEIGEYSGEKKEIRPVTIATYQVVTRKTKGEYRALELFDSRDWGLIIYDEVHLLPAPVFRMAADLQSRRRLGLTATLVREDGREDDVFSLIGPKRYDAPWKELEMAGYIATAECVEVRTTLSEDERLTYATAETRERYRLAACSRGKLRAVETLLAQHAGQQTLIIGAYVDQLEEIAERTGAPLIHGKTSTKKREEAFQAFREGQISTLVVSKVANFSIDLPEAAVAIQVSGTFGSRQEEAQRLGRLLRPKQDGAEAIFYTIVARDTLDAEYAVHRQRFLAEQGYAYRLVDAADL is encoded by the coding sequence ATGCCCCTCGGCGACGGCCCCCTCATCGTCCAATCGGACAACACCGTCCTTTTAGAGGTTGCACACCCGGACGCGCCGAAGGCCCGCGCCGCGCTTGCCCCCTTCGCGGAGCTCGAGCGCGCGCCCGAGCACATCCACACCTACCGCATCACCCCGCTCGCGCTGTGGAACGCGCGCGCCGCCGGCTTCGACGCCGAGCAGGCCGTCGACACGCTCGAGCGCTACTCCCGCTTCCCCGTCCCGCAGCCGCTGCTCATCAGCGTCGCAGAAACCATGGCCCGCTACGGCCGCCTCAAGCTCGTGCAACACCCCGCCCATGGCCTCATCCTGGAAGCGGATGAGCCCGCACTGCTCACCGAGGTCACCCGCAGTAAAAAGATTCGCCCGCTCATCGGCTCGCTTATCGACGCCACCTCCGTCCCCGTCCACCCGTCTGCCCGCGGTCAGATCAAACAGGAACTGACCAAACTCGGGTGGCCCGTCGAGGACCTCGCCGGTTACGTCGACGGCGAGCACCACCCGATCCAGCTCGACCAGGACGGCTGGCAACTCCGCGACTATCAGCAGTACGCCACCGAATCCTTCTGGGAGGGCGGCTCCGGTGTGGTCGTGCTGCCCTGCGGCGCGGGCAAGACGATCGTAGGCGCGGCCTCTATGGCGCAGGCGCAGACCACCACGCTGATCCTGGTGACCAACACGGTGGCGGGCCGCCAGTGGCGCGACGAACTTTTGCGCCGCACCACCCTCACCCCAAACGAGATCGGCGAGTACTCCGGCGAGAAGAAGGAAATCCGCCCTGTCACCATCGCGACCTACCAAGTCGTCACCCGCAAGACAAAGGGCGAGTACCGAGCCCTCGAACTCTTCGACTCCCGCGACTGGGGCCTGATCATCTACGACGAGGTCCACCTCCTGCCCGCCCCTGTCTTCCGCATGGCCGCAGACCTGCAGTCGCGCCGCCGCCTTGGCTTGACCGCAACGCTTGTGCGCGAGGACGGCCGCGAGGACGACGTGTTCTCGCTCATCGGACCCAAGCGCTACGACGCCCCGTGGAAGGAACTCGAGATGGCCGGCTACATCGCAACCGCTGAGTGCGTCGAAGTCCGCACCACCCTCAGCGAGGATGAGCGCCTCACCTACGCCACCGCCGAGACCCGCGAGCGCTACCGGCTCGCCGCCTGCTCGCGCGGCAAGCTCCGTGCCGTCGAAACCCTTCTCGCACAGCACGCAGGTCAGCAGACGCTGATCATTGGCGCCTACGTGGATCAGCTCGAGGAGATTGCTGAGCGCACGGGCGCACCACTGATCCACGGGAAGACGAGCACAAAGAAACGGGAGGAGGCCTTCCAGGCCTTCCGCGAGGGCCAAATCTCCACGCTCGTGGTGTCAAAGGTAGCCAACTTCTCCATCGACCTGCCCGAGGCAGCGGTAGCCATCCAGGTCTCCGGCACCTTCGGATCCCGCCAAGAAGAAGCGCAGCGATTGGGCCGCCTGCTCCGTCCGAAACAGGACGGCGCCGAGGCGATCTTCTACACCATC